AGGAGAAATCTCAGCCTATTTGGGATGACGAGAACCAATGAGATGTCCCCAGTAGTTGACCACCAAGATTGACGTGGTAGACACGTCAAATTGATCTGAACTGACTCCGGTCAGATAACTGAAGTCATTTGCCCTAATCGGATGAAGATCACCTTGAGCTTTTGTTCTCAGCATCTGAAGGTGGTCTGCAAACATAAAGAGAGAGAAGACTTTAGAGGAAGTGACTTTAACTTCTGCACACACAGTACTCAAGTTTCACTTTATTGGAGAATATTCTCTGCTCGCTCTATGTAACTCAggactgcagatttttttttagtttccttGTTTTCTTTGGAGCATCTGCTATCCCTGTTGTTTAATTTCTCAAGATATGGGTAAGAACAAAGTATTACTGATTCTTTAACAATCCTTGATTATTATTTGTGTTAACTCTTTAAGCTTTCCTTAGAACAGTACATGGAAATAAAGTACTTAGGAATGACTGCTGCATACATTGCACTTTCGTTTTTACATTTGGTCTGTAGCCATTTGTCATTGCACAATAAAATGAAATGAATTAATCAACTTCTTAAAATGATACAACATAGGTTGTAGGGTAGCATTGTTGTGTTATGTTGCTAGTGCTACTTTTcagaatacaggatatttgtaactTTTTTGTTGCAAATAAAATCTAGTACTCTGTAGCAATCAAACGATTCAATCAGTATTTTGTCATTGTTTTATGATACTTTGATATCTTTTATTGCCTTGCAATGTATATGACATAACTTCATCGCCTAAAGGAcaggattatatttattttgtttgtaaccaACAGAGCAAGCGTATGGGGAAGTGAACCAACTGGGAGGCGTTTTTGTGAATGGAAGACCCCTTCCCAATGCAATCAGACTGAGAATTGTGGAACTGGCCCAGCTAGGAATCAGACCTTGTGATATAAGTAGACAGCTACGAGTCTCTCATGGATGTGTGAGCAAAATCCTAGCAAGGTACAATGAAACTGGTTCCATACTACCAGGGGCAATTGGAGGTAGCAAACCAAGAGTCACAACTCCCAATGTGGTGAAGCATATAAGGGAATACAAACAAGGAGATCCTGGCATCTTTGCTTGGGAGATTAGGGACAGACTGTTGGCTGACAATGTATGTGACAAGTACAATGTGCCATCTGTAAGCTCAATTAGTAGGATTTTAAGGAATAAAATTGGCAACCTTTCTCAGCCTAGTCAATATGAAAATACCAAGCAGTCTGCATCCCCTTCATTATCGTACAACCATATTTATCAGTATCCTTACCCAAACCCAATATCCCCTGGGTCAACCAAGGTGGGCACTCATCACCCAGGAGTGCATATGCCTACTGGACATGTCAGCATTGCCAGGGCCTGGCCATCAGCTCATTCTGTCAACAACATTCTGGGCATCCGCACATTTATGGAACAAACAGGTAAGTGTGGAAAAATGCTAATGGAATAACCGCAGACTGGGTGTTAACAGACTTCTTATCAAGCGTGGATCATTATTGCACAGTCCATGTAGAATCAGATAAAGACATTTACCACAGCAAAATATATAGTCTATAATGAGTCTCTACTGCCTGAGTTCTTGATATATTTGCTTCGAATTGTATAATGGATTAAATTATTAATGTATACATTGTGTAAAACATACTTTTAATGAATATTCGAAtaaatgagttagggtatgtagaAGGATAAAATAATTGTTTGAGGGATTATGAATACAATGTGAATCATTCCCTGATTGCTGCATGTAGAAATCatacaaagaaatatttatttgatttatcAAACTTTTTGCATAATTCAGCTAATGTATTGGTAATTTACTGGGGCAGGATTGAGATCTTTGCTTCTTCCGTGTtaaatatttacacacagatgAGAGACAAGATGCCAATTGGTTTATCTAATGACATCTAGTTGTTTTTGCCTCAACACAGAACAAATACTAAAAAGTTTAAGCGTAAGTGCTCTTGGTTGGATAAAAACACTGTCGAAAATACTAATTTTGGTACAAGATGTATACCCTTAAAAAGTCGTACTGTCTTGTAAGAGTTTTGATTGTGGCACACATGataaaaaatgtataacattgtaaacatGTATGGTTATTATCCTTTTAAAATTATGCACTTTATTTTCTTAAAGAAGTCCACAATTTATCTCTAGAAGACATTTTTCCACACATTGTATCTTATATAAACCTATGTAAttgaaaatcattatatatatatatatatatatatatatatatatatatatatatatatatatatatatatgcacacacacaatgtatGTTTATttcaatagtctatatttattaaatattagctTTAGAATTTCAATAGTATTTTTCtaatagtaaaatatattttgcagttatgcagtacatattattatttgttataatatgtataaatgtttaattctaaagtgtatatatatatatatatatatatatatatatgtatatatatatatatatatatatatatatatatatattgtgtttatgaAAATGTTAATTTAATATACCTTGTTGCAATTATAGAAGCTAGTGTCCCCTTAAGTACATATCAAGATAAACACTTTATTGTCAGTTTAATTACGCTTTAAAATGATCATACATTTACAGTTCTTGTATTGCTATTTTTTTCGTATTTAGGCACTATTTCAGGAGCTGATGGCTCTGTATATTCACCAAAAATGGAAGAGTGGACTAGCGTCAATAGAACAGGTTTTCCAGCCAGCCAGAACATAAATGGTATTGATAAAGCTGCACTGGATTCTGACATTAAGTACCCACAGGTTAGCTGCTGTTCCTTTATTAAAAATGGCTTTCAGAAAAACTAATAGTATAAAATCGACCTACAAGTTAACTTCTTGCATAAAATTCCTTATTCTATTTGGAGACCAAAATagttgtgtgcatatgtatatatatatgtgtgtgtgtgtatatatatatatgtgtgtgtgtgtatatatatatgtgtgtgtgtgtgtatatatatatatatatatatatatatatatatatatatatatgtgtgtatatatatatatatatgtgtgtgtgtaaaaatgtgtatatatatatttatatatatatatatatatatatatatatatatatgtgtgtgtgtgagtatatgtgcatatatatatatatatatatatatatatatgtgtgtgtgtgagtatgtgtgtgtatatatgtatatatatatatatgtgtgtgtgtgtgtatatgtgtgtgtgtgagtatgtgtgtttgtgtttatatatatgtgtttgtgagtatgtgtttgtgtgtgtgtgtatatatatatatatatatatatatatatatatatatatatgtgtgtgtgtgtatgtgtatatatgtgtatatatatatatatatatatatatatatatatatatatatatatatatatatatatatatatgtgtgtgtgtgtgtgtgtgtgtgtgtgtaatcaacAATAATAGTTAAGAAATATCTCAGTCGTTATTCATACCAAGACTGTATAAACCCAATAGCCATAGTACACCatacaaacatttacatttgtatgtaCATTTGTAGTTTTAAAAAGGCCACATGAGTGGGCCGAAATGTTGGTAACATTGTGTATTTATATACCATGTATTGAAACTACAAATATAGTCATTTAAATTTCATGTATGAAGTACTTAGTTTTATTTATCTTAACACACCTGGGATAAATGTTTTACTatagtttcccctttttcccacatGCTTGCAATAGCACGCCTCAGGCCTTTCCACTGTAAGCAGTTTTGTCCCAGCTTGTGCTTACTCTGCAAGCAACCAATATGGAGTTTATGGTGGTCCAGGAGCTGGTTACGTCACCCCTGGGCATCACTGGCAAGCACAGAGCAGCCCCCTTTCGCATCATGGACCAAGCATGACAGTACACGGAGGAGATATATCTACCCCTATGACATTCAAGCACTCAGTCAGAGAAGGTATGAAAACAGGATGAATATGACTGCAGTTACATTGTCACTGGGTACTGTAGAAGTGGGGTCGGTTAGTAAATACCTATAGGTTGTGTTACTTTTGTTCCTTTGATAAAAATAGGCCgattaatagaaatatttttttctggttgGTCTACCTTATGACATTACCTGCGGGTCTTTCCTTCAAAGCTACGGTTATTAGATTAAAAACATGTCCCTATGACTGATACAATTacc
This genomic stretch from Bombina bombina isolate aBomBom1 chromosome 4, aBomBom1.pri, whole genome shotgun sequence harbors:
- the PAX1 gene encoding paired box protein Pax-1 → MEQAYGEVNQLGGVFVNGRPLPNAIRLRIVELAQLGIRPCDISRQLRVSHGCVSKILARYNETGSILPGAIGGSKPRVTTPNVVKHIREYKQGDPGIFAWEIRDRLLADNVCDKYNVPSVSSISRILRNKIGNLSQPSQYENTKQSASPSLSYNHIYQYPYPNPISPGSTKVGTHHPGVHMPTGHVSIARAWPSAHSVNNILGIRTFMEQTGTISGADGSVYSPKMEEWTSVNRTGFPASQNINGIDKAALDSDIKYPQHASGLSTVSSFVPACAYSASNQYGVYGGPGAGYVTPGHHWQAQSSPLSHHGPSMTVHGGDISTPMTFKHSVREAVNRKQNSQVIKPQDTLSTVHGLTISASSP